DNA from Candidatus Bathyarchaeota archaeon:
ATGTGAGCAAAACATATTAGTTTGGTTCGCATAATTGTTGTTTTTGGAAGAAAGTTGTTGGGAAGGTTCTCGTTGTCCGCTGCAAGGGACGTGTTCGCAGCTTGGCCTCCAATATTCAAACTCCTTATTGTATTAGCGATAGTGAATGGATTTTTGATAGCAAACACTGCAAGCACTCAGCTTGTGGTTTTTCGGAACACTGCCATTGTAAAGTCGATTAATATTGGTGTTTATCGGGACGTTGACTGTACAAGCCCTGTGGAAGCTATTGATTGGGGGATTATTGAACCTGGTGAAAATATGACTATAGATGTTTATGTGAGGAATGAGGGAAACTCGGAGTTGGTTTTGTCGATTTGGGCTGCTAACTGGTCGTCGCCTGAGGTGGAGCATTATATGAATTTTACTAGTGATTATCAAGATCAACCAATAGGAGTTGGTGATGCGTTGCCCGTTGCGTTGATTTTGTCTCTGTCTTGGGATGTTAGAGATATAACGGCGTTCAGCTTCGATGTGATAATTGAAACACGTGGGTAGTTGAACAGTACTATTCGCATTCTACGCTAGCGCATATCGTGAATTTGGTGGGTGTCTTCGCATTGGTTAATGTGTGTTGCAATTTTGATAGGGGGCATTCCTGAAACGCTATCGCTGGGAATTCAACCGAAGCATGTTTTATTGCAGAAATCGGTTGAGTCCAGTTTTTAAGGATAAGAAGGGTTATTGCAGCGTAGGGTTGTTTTGACGAGTTAGAAAGGTTGAAAAATTCGTAGCAATACTGTGAACATGAAGGCCATGCCGACTCCGATGGATATCAGTCTTAGGCGGGTTCTTTCGATGACGATGTCGCTGAGGTATGTTGTGGGGGAAGATAAGAGCTCAGAGGTCACGAGTAGGATTATTGCTGTTATTGCTAGCCAGAGTCCGATGTCAGACATTGACAGTGGAAAGTTCATTTTTAGGCTCCTAGGATTTGAAGCCAAACTTGAATGGTTTGGTTGTCGAGTGATACTTCGTCTTTTACGATTGTGACCATTTTGCCGGTGGCTTTGGCTATTGCGCATGCTACGGCGCTTACGATTGGGCATCCGAGTAAGTGTATGCTTTTTAGGTTTTCTTCTCTGCTGTAGAGGTCTTTGTAGGTTGAGTCTACGATTTTTAAGTGGATTGTGTCTTTTTCGGGTTTTATTTCGATTTCTTTGGCTAGTTGGAAGTGTTCGAGGATTGTGTTTGACAGGCTGTCGTATAGTTCGTTGAGGTTGAGACCTGTTAAATCAGTTTTTAGTTCTTTTTCGAAGAGGGTTAGTAGGCCTAAGCCGGGTGGGGCGATGCTTATTCCTTTCGGGTTTTCGAGGAGAAAGCGGCTTTTTGCCATTTCTTCTATGGAGGGCATGCTGGCGTTGCTGTCGGCGGATATGAAGACTATCATGTTTTTGAGGCCTTTGAGGTATTCTGGGAGGTAGATGTCTTTTGGGTAGGGTGGTATGTAGAAGCTTTTTCCTTTGTAGTTGAGGTCCTTGATTATTCGGTCGATTGTTGAGTATGATGTGATTGCGGTGGAGTCTAGGAGGGTGCTTTGGACGTATTTTATGGGTCGGACGAAGAAGAATAGGGCGCCCCAGAAGGTGAGGCCTAAGCCGATGAAGGCCAGTACGGATGAGGTTACATATATTGAGAAGGCGAGGGATAGTATGCCGGGAATTAGGAAGATTATTCCGATTTTGCCTGAAGGGATCCGTCTGGACTTTGTTAGTTCGAGTTTGAGGTTTTCGTTTTCAGCTTGAAGTTGTTTGACTGTTTCTACTAGGTATTGAGTAGTTGATAGCTCTGCGGATTTGTCTTCAGTTTTTTGTTCTTTTGGTGATTTTCTGGATTTGTTGGGCGCCATTTCTTTCGTGAGCAATTAATGTGGCTTTATCTTTTAAGGTTTCTAATTCATTTATGTGTGCATTCGATCTTTTAGGCGTTAATTGATTCGAAGAAGGTTTACGGTTTCCATACTAGGACGGGTTTGCCGCGAATGTTAATGATGTCTCTTCTGATAAGTCCGTATTCTTCTAGTCGATTCAATATGTTAATCAGATTGCTACGCTCTATGGGTGTCTCAGTCTTTGAAGTTAAGGTTGAAGCTATAGTTTTGGTTTGCACGATTTTTTTCTCTTTGAATAACTCTTGTATTGTCTGGAGCACAAGTTTTTCGTCTTTTGAGGCAAAATTGTTGAAGATTCTTAAGTTGTTGCTTTTCTTTCTCCATTCATTTGTGTATTCTGCAGTTTTTGTGACTGCCACAAAAGCAATTGCTAAACCTAGGAGCGTTTGTTGCATGGGAATGCCTATGGAGATTAGAGATTGGCTTTTAAGTGGTTCCCAGTAGGATGCGATGGATTGTCCAAATGTTAGTAGTTCGTTTTCAAATTGCGGATACATTGTGGAGTTGAGTGTCATGATGATTAAGCTGATTCGAACATATTTTTGCTCTACTGTGAGGCCTGTGTTGAATGTTGCTTTTTCGTACCAGTAAAGAGTAACTTGAGTATAGTTGGCGGGGGTTTTAAAAACTAGATAGCGTGCAATAATTGGGACGTCTTGCAGCAGTTGAGTGTCTCTTGAATCTAGCACTGATACGAGAGGATAGCGTCCCTGAGAGGTTTGCCATGTTATTAGGCATACTTCCCAACTGTGGAGGTTCGAGATGGTGCTGGCAACGCCTAAGTCTACGTATATTGTTGGGTTTGATATGTTGGTTGGAAGGTAGGCGTAGAGAAGTGAGGCATCTTGACCGGCTATTTTTTCGTAGTTTGTGTCTCGGTAGAGAAACTTTAGTTGATAATCTGGGATTTCTGGAAAGACGTTTGTGGCGTTTTCCCAGCTTGAACTCGATGTAACTTCTATAACTCCTTGTGCAATGGCGAATGTGGGTGCTTGGATGCTCAGGGTAACGAGGTAAGTGCCGAGCAAGAGAAGGATGAGTTTTGCCCAAAACTTTGAAGAAATCTTTGAGTAAGTCGAGCCTAGAAACCTTTCGCAGTTCGAACAGAAAGTCTCAAGGTTTTTCAGGCTTGTGTTACACATTGAACATGTTTGTTGGTCTTGTGACGATTGGAAGATTTGCACTTTCCAGAGTTTTTCTGTTACGAAGAGAATGAAGAGCATTCCAACGAGAATTAGCAGCCATCCGGTAAAAGTGTGGAATACTATCATGGCGATTTCTTCGCCGAGCCAGTATCCTATAGAGACAATTGTTGTTATGCGAAAGATGTTCGTTGCTTCAAAGACTAGAAAGCCGAGTACGAATAGAGCGGCTTTTTTGAAAAGTGGGGCAATCACGATGTATGCCAAGAAAGTGGCGAACATTATGAAAGCGGTTAGCGAGTATATTCCTGAGCATGGTACATCTATTGCGAAATAGATGAGTTGACCTGAAGAAGTGGCAACTGCAATCGTTGGTGGCCCGTAGGAAGATTGCAGGGTAACTGGTAAACCTAGAGCGCTTAGCAACGTGTAGGATGTTTGGGTGTTGAAGTTAGCCATGACTCCTCCAATGGTGTATGTGATTTCTGCGGGGACGGGTATGAGAAATAATAGAAAGAGAATGGGGAAGACTAGTACAAGGAAAGTTTTCCAGCTGAACAAGATCAACATTGTGCCTGCGATGAATATAGGAAGAGAAAAAAGATGATACTCCAACGGATAGAAGGTGTAAGAGCCATACCAGTAAAGGAGGAAGGCGACAAGGCACAAAGCTACACCTACAACTTCATCTAAATACTTAGCCACCGTTTTTTTACGAAACTTTTCCAAGATAAATGAAGCCTTTACCAAATCTTTCTTTTGGTACAGAAGAAAGCCTACGAAGAAAGGAACTAAAATGATGTGGCTTGTAGCTTCGTTTCGTAAAGCTTCATTTGCAAGGATTTCGAAGTCACGCCAATACACTATAACAATAGTTAACAGTATCAAAAATGCCGAGAGAATGTACAAGCGGTAAAATCTAATGTACCCCGCTGCTTTTGCGAATACTGCAACTTTTTTCATGACTATAAAGACTCCGTCTGAAACTGACTGCAGTCAGAAATGCGTATGCATAATTTAGATTATTGGAGGATTTAAACGCGCTGAATGTAGGGATAATTTCTTCTATCAAATTTTTCGTTTTCTGCACATTATTGGTGCAAACTTGAAAAGGAGGGGGGTCAGTTAAGCAAGCCTAAAGGATTTTTGGAATAGGTGTTTTTCTTCTAGCGATTGCAAAGACACCTAATGCTCCAAGCATGCTTAGCACGGCCGTGATTGCGCCTAAAGGCACCTCTGGAACAACATGATAGGATATTGCCCTTATTGCTACGATCGGATACGGATCGCTTGGCCCCTTTAGATTTCCCTCTTCGTCGAGGAACAGTGCTTGAACACCCCAATTCCCGATCATGTCTATGGTCTGAGTGTCACTTGCGTCCCATATGTCACTTCCGTTCCAAGTGTCACCGCTAAGCGCTAGGACTTTTGGACCCACGTCCCAGTAACTGCCATCTGGTCGAATCCATCTGAATACAACCTCTGTGGCTTCTGGGTAAGGAGGATCTGTTGTGCACGCTCTTACTGTGGCGCTTTCGCCTGGAAGAAGGTCGCCACCATCCCATGGCCATCTAGTAATGGCGTACCCGGAATTTAGCGCGTTGAGGCTGCCTCCAGTAGTTCCTTTCAACTCATCTGCGAATGTGTGCCCAATTGCTGTACTGGCTAAAAGGATTATGACGGATAAGTAAACAAGCATTATTTGTCTTTCTTTCATTTTGGATCATCGATAAGCTAAGTTTTCGCCCCTTATAAACATATAATGAACATTATTATAGAATATAAAAACAGAAGTTCTATCTTTGCATTGTAAGGCGTAATTAGTGATGTAGTTTTAGATGAAGTTTGCTTTGAGAATTGTTTTGAGGATTGTAAAGCCATCTGAAAAGGTATTTAGTTTCGAGAGACCGTTTTTTCTTTTGTCGCAGGTTATGGGCTCTTCTATAACCTTGAAGCCATTCTTGAGTGTTTTAATGGTAAGTTCACTTTCTATTTCATAACCGTTAGAGAATAATTCGATTCCTTTTAGCACTTTTCTTTTGAAAGCTCTGAAACCAGTTTGGCTGTCCGTGATTTTCTTTTTTGTTAGAAGCAGTATTAGAATGTTGAACAAATGATTACCGAATGTGTGAAGTTTGGATGTTACTTCTTTTCCATGGTTCCTAAGAAATCTCGATCCGATAACAACATCAACGCCATAAAGCAGGGGCTTAATTAATTTTGGTATCTCATCTGGTCTGTGAGAGCCATCAGCGTCCAATGTAACCAGAATTTGTCCTCTCGCACTTGCCAGTCCTTTTCTAATTGCATAACCCTTGCCGTGGTTGGTAAGGTAGCTTATCAATTTGGCTCCATTGTTTGAAGCATAATGTCGCGTTTTGTCCTTGGAGCCGTCATCAATGACGATGACTTCGTAGGTAAGGTTTAGAGAGTTCAAAGAGTCTTCTGTTTGCGCGATGATATCCGCTATGTTCTTCTCCTCGTTGAATGCAGGAATTACTACCGAAATCATCGGATTGGCTTCTGGTTGCATCTGTGTCTCGCTTTCTCCCTTATTCAGTTTGTTTCTCAAGACATACAGCGAAATGTAGTTTTTAAACTATGTGGAAATATGACCTAGAACAATTAGTGGAATGTTATAGAGTAACTCTAGCGTGCGCATCAAGGCTTCAGGAAAAATGTACGTGTTATTTTTCGCGTGTGCATGTAGACTGGATATCTACGCCTCTTTTGCTAAAACTAGTGGGACTTTCATCAGTTTTGAAATGATTTTGAGGCGGAGAGACATAGAGCTAAGCCGATGATTTCGTCTAATGAAACATGTCTTGTTTTTAGTCGAGGCCTTTCAAGTGAAACTGATGCTTTGCGTTATTTCTTTTTCGGTAAAGTATGTATGTGATGAGAAATGGGACGAGAAGTATGTGGCTTACCGATTCGCTTTGTAGGGCTTCGTTCGTTAGGATTGATAGGTCTTGCCAGTAAACGATCAAGATAGTGAGTGCTATTAGGGTCGCGGAGAAGATTGTGTCATAATTGGGCCTTATGCTTGCAATTGTCTTAGGAAACGCTTGCACTCTTTTCTTTGTATGATGCTCTTAACATTGAGTTTTTATTTACTGTGTAGAAAGGGTTAGCTGTTGTATTTGGATGTGTTGATGATGATGTCGAAGCTGAAGTTCTTTACATCGTTGTTGATGAGGTAATGGATGAAATCGGGGGAGGAGGAAGCTGATAAGGTTAGTGTCACTTGAATAGTTTCATTTTGTTGAATGATAGTTTCATTGTAGTTCCATGTTAGGTTCATGTAAGGTGAGGTGTCGGTGGGTCCTTTAACAGTTTTGCCATCTGACTCTTGGAAGGTCCAGTTTGCAGTGCTAAGGTGGAGAGTTGCATTGATGTTGCTTATGCTTTGCAGGTGAAGCGTGACGTTGTTTGATGATCCTGGGTAGATGGTTCCCCAGTAGACTTGTTTTGTTTCGTTTTCAAGGTTTGCATCCCAATAGGCTTTGACGCCCAACGTGTGTATAGTGCCAATGCTTGGAACGTGTAGATCGTAAATTTTGCTTAACCATATAGCGAGTAGAGTGCTGAGGACTATCGTTATCAGTGCAACAACTATTATCAGCAGTATTGTTTTCTTTGAAGAACGCAGAAACGTTATGAGAGAATCGAATTTGGCTTTCATTTTTGAGCCACCTATTTACTTTGTCTTTGCGTGGGCGCATCCATTTATAAGATGTCGAGAGAGGTAAATAAAAAAAACTATTTCAATTTTGCTTATGCGCGTTCTTCTTCATGTTCTGCAGAGAAAAACACGTGCACATGGCCATACCGCCACCGGAGCATAACCAAGGCTTCGTATAAATTATGTTTACGTCATATCGCATGAAGGAAAATACACAAATCAACTAAGAAGTCGTTGCGTTCAGTCAGATCACAATAAAGCGGACCCTGTGATTAAAAGGGAATGGTGCCAGCAAGGCTGCTATGATGAAAGCGTGGGTCAAATTAGATCGTCGAGCTTCAAAACCTTAATGTAGGGTTTTGCTTTATCTATTATGCTTGCATCTTCTGTTGCTAAGGGCAGCTTTTTGTCTTTAGCATGGCATACGTAGGATGCGTCGTAAAATGTCAATTTTAACTTTTCAGCTATGCTTAATACTTCTTCCTCGCGGCTACTTACCGTTGATATTTCCATCAAGTTAAGCACTTTTTTAACTACTTTAGCGAGCTTTGTTAATTCTTTGCTATTAACTCGTCTATGCAAGGTGTTCTCTTTCCATAAGACGTTTCCTAACTCGTATCTTGTCAATTCTAGAGTGTAGTTTCCAGCCAGGACTTCTACTAAATTCTCTTTTATGGCCCTGAATATTGAAGAGGAGTCGAACACGTAGCTCATCTTTGGTCTCTGTCCTCTCTAATACTTCGTACGATGGCTTCCGTGCGTATCCTGTTAAGCATCGGCTTTAGACTCTCTATCTCATCTTTAATCCTCTGAATCTCCCTCTTTCTCACCTCTTCCTCAATGGCTCTTCGCAACAGCGTAGATGGCTTAATGTTGAGCAGCTTCATCTTCTCCTTAACTTCAAGGGGGACTTTCACAGACACGGTGACATACCTACCCAATATTACCACCACTCTATACTACAAAAAAATTGGAATATATGGTTTACCCTTGTTTCGATACGCGCACATGTAGAAACGTCATTAGAGAATTAAACTTGTTAATTTTTGAATTATGAGGTGTCGTTTGAGATGTGAAACAAGCTACATTTTTACATATCGTGTTGCGCGCGCGCCTACCCAACTAGCTTAAAAAGCAGACTTCGCGCGCGTTATACGGAACAGACCTTATGTTATGTTCTAGAAGTAAATTCCACAAGCCTAATTAGATTGCTCGTCTGTATCGTTTTTAGGATTAAGGAGAATTAAGAATGAGATTGAACAAAGTTGCTTTAGGTTTGGCTCTGCTCGCGATGACGGTTCTAATGGTTTCCCCAGTATTTGCTTGTGAGCCTCCACTTGAGCCAGGACTTTCGCCCGGATACTGGAAGCATCAGGTCAAAGTTTACATCACTGGAAGAGGTCATGCGCATGTGGACGGCGCAACTCTGGAAAGCTATGGCATAGACTTAGTCTCGGCTTATGAAGTCTTTACCAATCCCGCACTAAACCATATGTGGCTCGACCTGGCTAATGATTTCAACGCAGCAGCAGGACTCGCTCCGTACAACGGCTAAACAAAAAATATCCTCTCTTTTTTCATACAGGCGCATCTTTCCCCGTATTAAAATTGCTTGCCAAGTCAGTTATGTTGCGCGCGCACTTTCTAATGTAACTTAATAATTAGTCTAAGCGTATCTGGTTCTTGTATGCTAGCGAGATTGCTTCTAGGTCCTTGAGTGCATCTTCTGCTGATGGGGATGGGGGTAGGTCTTGTTTTAGGCATTGTATAAAGTGTGAGAGTTCTTGAAGGTACGATATGTAGAAATCGGGGATTCTTCCAGTCATGAGTTGGATGGCTGTTTTTATTTTGCTTGGGGCGGTATGGGTGGCGGATGCGTGTGTCACTGTTCCTAGTAGTTCGACTTTGATTTCGGTCTGTTGGGAGAACCAGCCGACGTTGACGATTGCCATTTGCCCAGATTTAAATTTGAATATGGATGTTGCGTGATCCTCGAGGTCTAGATTAAATCTGTAGCCTAGATAGCTTTTGGCGTCAGAGACTTCGCCAAGGTACCATCGAACTAGATTTATCATATGAGAACCAAGGTCCATGAGGGCGCCGCCTCCTGTTAATTCCTTTTTGAACCACCATTCTGGAACTGGGCGCGGTATGTCTCCTTCTGCCCTGTGGAGGAAGGGACCTGAGGCTATGTTGGTGGCGCATGCAATTTGTACTTCTCCAAGCTCGCCGCCTTCGATTTTTTCTTTGAGAGCTTGGAAGCGAGTAGAGAATCTGAAAGGGTAACCGACCATTAGTTTGATTCCGTTCTTTCTAGCTTCGGATAGGATCTCATTTCCTTCTGCCACATTCCTGGCAAAAGGTTTCTCCAGAAAAATGTGCTTGCCCGCTTCTGCGGCTTCTTTGGCGCAAGATGTGTGAAGATGTGTGGGCAAAGCAATTATGACTGCGTCTATGCTATTGTCTTTTAAAAGTTGTTTATAGTCAGTGTAGGTTTTCTTGACACCCATTTTTTTTGCCAGGTTTAAGGCTTTCTTTGAGATGTCTGAAGCTGCTACGAGACTCGCGGATTTGAGGTGTAAGCAGTTGCGGAGGTGAACTTTACCGATGTATCCTAGGCCGATTAAGCCTAATTTGATTTTGTTCATTGAAGTATGCTCCGTTTACATCATTTCTGTGTTCAATAAGCCTGTTCTTGTGGCGAGCTTGTAAGCGGACAACATAACCTTGTCGGCAGATCTTTTTCTCGGGTATGTTTTCTCGAAAAATTTAGGGCTTGTTCCCTTAGGAATGAGGGAAATGTTTCCTAATCCTTCTTTGCTTGCTAACGTGATGTGTCGAACTGATTTTGGATTTATGCCAGCTATTTTGGCGGCGGCAACATCTAAAGCTACGGGATCTTGACTAGTCATTACTAAGCCAAGTCTACGGGGATGACTTCCTGAGACAATTATTCCATCCAGAATGCAGAGATTAAATTTCATGATTTTGTTGAGGGCAACTATGGTTTCGTCAAGTCTTGGATGGTATTTGAATTTGGCTGGGTTTGGGTTGCAACCAAAAATGTTCTTTAGCGCACATGAAATTTTTGTGTGTAGCAGGTATTTGATTTTCGGGACGTTAATTCGCAAGTCAGCTTTTCGGACGGTTTCGGGCAGCACGAACCGGAAACGTTGCCCACCGGCTGAAACTTCAACTCTTTCGCCTTTATCCTCTGAAAGATTAACCAACTTTACATTACATTTTTCGGCCAACTTCTCATAACCAAGTATTTTGAATGCATATTTGCACTTCATGGCTGAAGCATCTGATTCTATGATAGAAATATTCACGTTTGGCGATTGGTCGCGGATTACGTCGATTAATGCAGCTACGAATTTAGGGTCGGTTGTTTGACCTGTTGAATAATCCCAGTAATAGCACATGTTTGGCTTAATAGCAATGTTTCGTATCTGTGTTGGAAATTTGTATTGAATTAGGTTTATAGAATCTAAGATGGCTTGTTTTAATTGCTGTTGACTCTGAACTTTAACAAAACTCACTAAACTCAAACTAATGTCTCCTTGTCTAAATTTTAGAATATGTTCTCTTCATATCGCTTGAAGAGTTTCATGAATTCTTTGGAGAAGTTCTCTTCACTAAATCTTTCTGCGATTTTTATCATTTCATCCGCTTTGCTAGATGACCATTCGTAAATGTATTTTTCTATTTTCTGTGCAGCTTCGTGGACGTTTTTGTATCTATAGTCTGTGCGTAAGTATTCTTTTACTCCTCCTGAGTTGTGGACGATTGGCAGGCAGCCTATTGCCATGGCTTCGACTATTGATATTCCGAAGTGTTCTTCAACTGTTGTGTGTAAATAAATTTTTGCGCTGTTCAGAATCAATTTCATGTCTTGTTTTGAAATGTTCGTTAAGACTTTTACTCTGTTGGCAAGATCTAATTTCTTTATGCTTCTGAGCACTGTTTGAAGTACATTTTCGTCGTGTACTAGGCCTATTATAACGAAATTTATGTTGCGGTCTGTAAGGTTGGCTATGTAGGGAATTTTTTCCAGACCTTTGCCAACTCCAAAACGTGACACTGTTACTACTGAATTTTTGCGGGGACGCTTGTCACGGTCTTCAGAATCCCTAGAGAAAAAAGAGGATGGTACGGGCGGATATAGTACTTCTGCCTCTAGTCGGGAGAAGTCTTTTATGGCCTCAGCTGTGTAATGGCTGTTGGCAAGCAGTAGTTTTCCGTTGTAATTCTCGAAGTTTTTTTCAAAAAATACGTAGGGGATACCTACCACTTGTGCAAGGTGTGGACTTTTTAGATATGGGAATTGTGGTTTGAAGTAATAACGGTTTAAGAAAGGGAAGTGA
Protein-coding regions in this window:
- a CDS encoding exosortase/archaeosortase family protein, whose amino-acid sequence is MKKVAVFAKAAGYIRFYRLYILSAFLILLTIVIVYWRDFEILANEALRNEATSHIILVPFFVGFLLYQKKDLVKASFILEKFRKKTVAKYLDEVVGVALCLVAFLLYWYGSYTFYPLEYHLFSLPIFIAGTMLILFSWKTFLVLVFPILFLLFLIPVPAEITYTIGGVMANFNTQTSYTLLSALGLPVTLQSSYGPPTIAVATSSGQLIYFAIDVPCSGIYSLTAFIMFATFLAYIVIAPLFKKAALFVLGFLVFEATNIFRITTIVSIGYWLGEEIAMIVFHTFTGWLLILVGMLFILFVTEKLWKVQIFQSSQDQQTCSMCNTSLKNLETFCSNCERFLGSTYSKISSKFWAKLILLLLGTYLVTLSIQAPTFAIAQGVIEVTSSSSWENATNVFPEIPDYQLKFLYRDTNYEKIAGQDASLLYAYLPTNISNPTIYVDLGVASTISNLHSWEVCLITWQTSQGRYPLVSVLDSRDTQLLQDVPIIARYLVFKTPANYTQVTLYWYEKATFNTGLTVEQKYVRISLIIMTLNSTMYPQFENELLTFGQSIASYWEPLKSQSLISIGIPMQQTLLGLAIAFVAVTKTAEYTNEWRKKSNNLRIFNNFASKDEKLVLQTIQELFKEKKIVQTKTIASTLTSKTETPIERSNLINILNRLEEYGLIRRDIINIRGKPVLVWKP
- a CDS encoding glycosyltransferase family 2 protein, producing the protein MRNKLNKGESETQMQPEANPMISVVIPAFNEEKNIADIIAQTEDSLNSLNLTYEVIVIDDGSKDKTRHYASNNGAKLISYLTNHGKGYAIRKGLASARGQILVTLDADGSHRPDEIPKLIKPLLYGVDVVIGSRFLRNHGKEVTSKLHTFGNHLFNILILLLTKKKITDSQTGFRAFKRKVLKGIELFSNGYEIESELTIKTLKNGFKVIEEPITCDKRKNGLSKLNTFSDGFTILKTILKANFI
- a CDS encoding type II toxin-antitoxin system VapC family toxin; protein product: MSYVFDSSSIFRAIKENLVEVLAGNYTLELTRYELGNVLWKENTLHRRVNSKELTKLAKVVKKVLNLMEISTVSSREEEVLSIAEKLKLTFYDASYVCHAKDKKLPLATEDASIIDKAKPYIKVLKLDDLI
- a CDS encoding Gfo/Idh/MocA family oxidoreductase, translated to MNKIKLGLIGLGYIGKVHLRNCLHLKSASLVAASDISKKALNLAKKMGVKKTYTDYKQLLKDNSIDAVIIALPTHLHTSCAKEAAEAGKHIFLEKPFARNVAEGNEILSEARKNGIKLMVGYPFRFSTRFQALKEKIEGGELGEVQIACATNIASGPFLHRAEGDIPRPVPEWWFKKELTGGGALMDLGSHMINLVRWYLGEVSDAKSYLGYRFNLDLEDHATSIFKFKSGQMAIVNVGWFSQQTEIKVELLGTVTHASATHTAPSKIKTAIQLMTGRIPDFYISYLQELSHFIQCLKQDLPPSPSAEDALKDLEAISLAYKNQIRLD
- a CDS encoding DUF362 domain-containing protein, giving the protein MSFVKVQSQQQLKQAILDSINLIQYKFPTQIRNIAIKPNMCYYWDYSTGQTTDPKFVAALIDVIRDQSPNVNISIIESDASAMKCKYAFKILGYEKLAEKCNVKLVNLSEDKGERVEVSAGGQRFRFVLPETVRKADLRINVPKIKYLLHTKISCALKNIFGCNPNPAKFKYHPRLDETIVALNKIMKFNLCILDGIIVSGSHPRRLGLVMTSQDPVALDVAAAKIAGINPKSVRHITLASKEGLGNISLIPKGTSPKFFEKTYPRKRSADKVMLSAYKLATRTGLLNTEMM
- a CDS encoding glycosyltransferase, whose amino-acid sequence is MKVGVFHPALNFYGGAEFVAAVIVNTLAESGYEVELFVNKEVDQRKTEEILGERISSSVKIIVKPMFLQPRGMLDLYQNMFKTLAFKSKCDILIDTYSNCIFPWTNICYIHFPFLNRYYFKPQFPYLKSPHLAQVVGIPYVFFEKNFENYNGKLLLANSHYTAEAIKDFSRLEAEVLYPPVPSSFFSRDSEDRDKRPRKNSVVTVSRFGVGKGLEKIPYIANLTDRNINFVIIGLVHDENVLQTVLRSIKKLDLANRVKVLTNISKQDMKLILNSAKIYLHTTVEEHFGISIVEAMAIGCLPIVHNSGGVKEYLRTDYRYKNVHEAAQKIEKYIYEWSSSKADEMIKIAERFSEENFSKEFMKLFKRYEENIF